In one window of Ruminococcus hominis DNA:
- the guaB gene encoding IMP dehydrogenase produces MGKIIGEGITFDDVLLVPAYSEVIPNQVDLSTHLTKKIKLNIPMMSAGMDTVTEHRMAIAMARQGGIGIIHKNMSIEQQAEEVDKVKRSENGVITDPFYLSPEHTLADANDLMAKYRISGVPITEGRKLVGIITNRDLKFEEDFSKKIKESMTSEGLVTAPEGITLEEAKKILAKARKEKLPIVDAEGNLKGLVTIKDIEKQIKYPLSAKDSQGRLLCGAAIGITANCLERVEALVKAKVDVVVMDSAHGHSANVIKTVRMVKEKYPDLQVIAGNVATGAATRALIEAGVDAVKVGIGPGSICTTRVVAGIGVPQITAVMDCYEVAKEYGVPIIADGGIKFSGDMTKAIAAGANVCMMGSIFAGCDESPGTFELYQGRKYKVYRGMGSISAMENGSKDRYFQENAKKLVPEGVEGRVAYKGLVEDTVFQLMGGLRSGMGYCGTATIEELKENGQFVKISAASLKESHPHDIHITKEAPNYSVEQ; encoded by the coding sequence ATGGGTAAAATTATTGGAGAAGGAATTACATTTGATGATGTGCTGCTGGTTCCGGCATACTCGGAAGTGATTCCAAATCAAGTAGATTTATCAACACATTTAACAAAAAAAATTAAACTGAATATTCCAATGATGAGTGCAGGTATGGATACTGTTACAGAACATCGCATGGCAATTGCAATGGCTCGTCAGGGAGGAATCGGTATCATTCATAAGAACATGAGCATTGAGCAGCAGGCAGAAGAGGTTGATAAGGTAAAGAGATCAGAGAACGGAGTTATTACAGATCCATTTTATCTTTCACCGGAACATACATTGGCAGATGCGAATGATCTGATGGCAAAATACCGTATTTCAGGTGTTCCAATTACAGAAGGAAGAAAGCTTGTAGGTATTATTACAAATCGTGATTTAAAATTCGAAGAAGACTTCTCTAAAAAGATTAAAGAGTCTATGACATCAGAAGGTCTTGTTACAGCACCAGAAGGAATTACATTGGAGGAAGCAAAGAAAATCCTTGCAAAAGCAAGAAAAGAGAAACTTCCAATTGTAGATGCAGAGGGCAATCTGAAAGGACTTGTTACAATTAAAGATATTGAAAAACAGATTAAATACCCATTATCAGCAAAAGATTCTCAGGGAAGACTTCTTTGCGGTGCTGCAATCGGTATCACAGCAAATTGCCTGGAGAGAGTAGAGGCTCTTGTGAAAGCAAAAGTAGATGTGGTCGTTATGGATTCAGCACACGGACATTCTGCAAACGTAATCAAGACAGTTCGTATGGTTAAAGAAAAATATCCAGATCTTCAGGTTATCGCAGGTAATGTTGCAACAGGAGCAGCAACAAGAGCATTAATCGAAGCTGGTGTAGATGCTGTTAAAGTTGGTATCGGACCTGGATCTATTTGTACAACACGTGTTGTTGCGGGAATCGGTGTTCCACAGATTACTGCTGTTATGGATTGTTACGAAGTGGCAAAAGAATACGGAGTTCCGATTATTGCTGACGGAGGTATCAAGTTCTCAGGAGATATGACAAAAGCAATTGCAGCCGGAGCAAATGTATGTATGATGGGAAGCATCTTTGCCGGATGTGATGAAAGCCCAGGAACATTTGAATTATATCAGGGAAGAAAATATAAAGTATATCGTGGCATGGGTTCTATTTCTGCTATGGAGAATGGAAGCAAAGACCGTTATTTCCAGGAGAATGCAAAGAAATTAGTTCCAGAAGGTGTAGAAGGCCGTGTGGCATATAAAGGATTAGTAGAAGATACTGTATTCCAGCTCATGGGCGGACTTCGTTCTGGTATGGGATATTGCGGAACTGCTACAATTGAAGAACTGAAAGAAAATGGACAGTTTGTGAAGATTTCAGCTGCTTCATTAAAAGAAAGTCATCCACATGATATTCATATTACAAAAGAAGCACCAAACTATAGTGTAGAACAGTAG
- the groL gene encoding chaperonin GroEL (60 kDa chaperone family; promotes refolding of misfolded polypeptides especially under stressful conditions; forms two stacked rings of heptamers to form a barrel-shaped 14mer; ends can be capped by GroES; misfolded proteins enter the barrel where they are refolded when GroES binds), with protein sequence MAKEIKYGAEARAALEAGVNKLADTVRVTIGPKGRNVVLDKSFGAPLITNDGVTIAKEIELEDGFENMGAQLIREVAARTNDVAGDGTTTATVLAQAMVNAGMKNLAAGANPIVLRKGMKKATDKAVEAIADMSSKVTSKEQIARVAAVSSGDESVGQMVADAMEKVSNDGVITIEESKTMQTELDLVEGMQFDRGYISAYMATDMEKMEAVLDDPYILITDKKISNIQDILPVLEQIVQSGARLLIIAEDIEGEALTTLIVNKLRGTFNVVAVKAPGYGDRRKEMLQDIAILTGGQVISEELGMDLKEATMDQLGRAKSVKVQKENTVIVDGCGDKEAISGRVEQIKKAIDETTSDFDREKLQERLAKLAGGVAVIRVGAATETEMKEAKLRMEDALNATRAAVEEGIIAGGGSAYIHASKEVAKLADELEGDEKTGAQIILKALEAPLFHIAHNAGLEGSVIINKVRESEPGVGFDAYKEEYVDMVKEGILDPAKVTRSALQNATSVASTLLTTESVVSTIKEDTPAMPAGGAGGMGMM encoded by the coding sequence ATGGCAAAAGAAATTAAATATGGTGCAGAAGCCAGAGCGGCATTAGAAGCAGGTGTGAACAAACTTGCTGATACAGTAAGAGTAACAATCGGACCAAAAGGAAGAAACGTAGTATTGGATAAATCTTTTGGAGCACCACTGATTACGAATGATGGTGTTACAATTGCAAAAGAAATTGAACTTGAAGATGGATTTGAGAACATGGGAGCACAGCTTATCAGAGAAGTTGCTGCGAGAACAAATGATGTGGCAGGAGATGGTACAACAACAGCAACAGTTCTCGCACAGGCAATGGTTAATGCAGGAATGAAGAACCTGGCAGCAGGTGCTAACCCAATCGTACTTCGTAAAGGTATGAAAAAAGCAACAGACAAAGCTGTAGAAGCAATTGCAGATATGAGCAGCAAAGTAACAAGCAAAGAGCAGATTGCAAGAGTTGCAGCGGTATCTTCAGGAGATGAGTCTGTCGGACAGATGGTAGCAGATGCAATGGAAAAAGTTTCTAACGATGGAGTTATTACAATCGAAGAATCTAAAACAATGCAGACAGAGCTTGACCTTGTGGAAGGTATGCAGTTCGACCGTGGCTATATTTCAGCTTACATGGCAACAGATATGGAGAAGATGGAAGCAGTTCTGGATGATCCATATATTTTAATTACAGACAAGAAGATTTCTAATATTCAGGATATCCTTCCTGTTTTGGAACAGATTGTTCAGTCAGGAGCAAGACTTTTGATCATTGCTGAAGATATCGAAGGAGAAGCACTTACAACATTGATCGTAAATAAATTGCGTGGAACATTTAATGTAGTAGCTGTAAAAGCACCGGGATATGGTGACAGAAGAAAAGAAATGCTTCAGGATATCGCTATTTTGACAGGTGGTCAGGTGATTTCAGAAGAACTCGGTATGGATCTTAAAGAGGCTACAATGGATCAGCTTGGACGTGCAAAATCTGTAAAAGTTCAGAAAGAGAATACAGTTATCGTAGATGGCTGTGGAGATAAAGAAGCTATCAGCGGAAGAGTTGAACAGATTAAGAAAGCAATCGATGAGACAACATCAGATTTCGATCGCGAAAAATTACAGGAAAGACTTGCAAAACTGGCAGGTGGAGTAGCTGTAATCCGTGTTGGTGCTGCAACAGAGACAGAGATGAAAGAAGCAAAGCTTCGTATGGAAGATGCTTTGAATGCGACAAGAGCAGCTGTTGAAGAGGGAATTATCGCAGGAGGTGGTTCTGCATACATCCACGCTTCAAAAGAAGTTGCAAAACTTGCCGATGAATTGGAAGGCGATGAGAAAACAGGTGCTCAGATTATTCTGAAAGCACTGGAAGCACCATTGTTCCACATTGCACATAATGCAGGACTGGAAGGATCTGTTATAATTAATAAAGTTAGAGAATCAGAGCCAGGAGTTGGATTTGATGCATATAAAGAAGAGTATGTAGATATGGTAAAAGAAGGAATTCTGGATCCGGCTAAAGTTACAAGAAGTGCATTACAGAATGCAACAAGTGTAGCATCTACATTATTAACAACAGAGTCTGTTGTTTCAACAATTAAAGAAGATACTCCTGCAATGCCAGCTGGTGGAGCAGGCGGAATGGGTATGATGTAA
- a CDS encoding co-chaperone GroES, whose protein sequence is MKLVPLGDKIVLKQLEAEETTKSGIVLPGQAKEKPQEAEVIAVGPGGNIDGKEVTMQVKVGDKVIYSKYAGTDVELEGEKYIVVKQSDILAIVEA, encoded by the coding sequence ATGAAATTAGTACCATTAGGTGATAAAATTGTATTGAAGCAGTTAGAAGCAGAGGAAACAACAAAGTCTGGTATTGTATTACCTGGACAGGCAAAAGAAAAACCACAGGAAGCAGAAGTAATTGCAGTCGGACCTGGCGGTAATATAGATGGAAAAGAAGTAACAATGCAGGTGAAAGTCGGAGATAAAGTTATTTACTCTAAATATGCAGGAACAGACGTAGAGCTGGAAGGCGAGAAATATATCGTTGTAAAACAGAGCGATATCTTAGCAATCGTTGAGGCATAA
- the codY gene encoding GTP-sensing pleiotropic transcriptional regulator CodY, protein MSVQLLDKTRKINKLLHNNNSSKVVFNDICAVMTEILDSNVLVVSKKGKVLGTSKSVNVKEIKELLEERVGAHIDKMLNERLLSILSTKENVNLETLGFSGDVVKGYQAIITPIDIAGERLGTLFIYKQNEGYEIDDIILSEYGTAVVGLEMLRSVNEESAEETRKEHIVQSAISTLSFSELEAIVHIFDELNGTEGILVASKIADRVGITRSVIVNALRKFESAGVIESRSSGMKGTYIKVLNDYVFTELEKIKKERM, encoded by the coding sequence ATGAGTGTACAGTTATTAGATAAAACAAGAAAAATCAATAAATTATTGCATAACAATAATTCGAGCAAGGTTGTATTCAATGATATTTGCGCTGTCATGACAGAAATTCTTGATTCGAATGTACTGGTTGTAAGTAAAAAAGGAAAAGTTTTAGGTACAAGTAAATCAGTCAATGTAAAAGAAATCAAAGAATTATTGGAAGAACGTGTGGGCGCTCATATCGATAAGATGCTGAATGAACGTTTGCTTAGCATTTTATCTACAAAAGAGAACGTCAATCTTGAGACTCTTGGATTTTCAGGGGATGTTGTGAAAGGCTATCAGGCAATTATCACACCAATCGACATTGCAGGAGAGCGTCTTGGAACGTTATTTATCTACAAGCAAAATGAAGGATATGAGATTGACGACATTATTTTGAGTGAGTACGGAACAGCGGTAGTCGGACTTGAGATGCTTCGTTCAGTTAATGAGGAAAGCGCAGAAGAGACAAGAAAAGAGCATATTGTTCAGTCTGCGATCAGTACATTATCTTTCTCAGAGCTTGAGGCAATTGTTCACATTTTTGATGAATTGAATGGAACAGAAGGAATCCTTGTGGCAAGTAAGATTGCAGATCGCGTCGGAATCACAAGATCAGTAATCGTAAATGCATTGCGCAAATTTGAAAGTGCAGGAGTTATTGAATCGCGTTCTTCAGGAATGAAAGGTACTTATATCAAAGTGTTGAATGATTATGTATTCACAGAATTAGAGAAGATTAAAAAAGAAAGAATGTAA
- the topA gene encoding type I DNA topoisomerase: MAHYLVIVESPAKVKTIKKFLGSNYTVAASNGHVRDLPKSQLGIDVENDYEPKYITIRGKGDILANLRKEAKKADKVFLATDPDREGEAISWHLAAALKLDDKKMRRITFNEITKNAVKASLKAPREIDMDLVDAQQARRALDRMVGYKISPLLWAKVKRGLSAGRVQSVALRIIADREDEINAFIPEEYWTLDTILKVKGEKRPLTAKFYGTVDKKITIHSEEEMNQILKELENAEYKVTDIKTGERSRKAPLPFTTSTLQQEASKVLNFATQKTMRIAQQLYEGIDVKGNGTVGVITYLRTDSTRISEEADAAARSYISETYGSEFVTEGSTEKKTGKKIQDAHEAIRPSDITRTPASLKDSLTRDQFRLYQLIWKRFTASRMKPAVFETTSVKIGAAKYVFTVSTSRCVFEGFRTVYTEADEEKEVSNVLVNGLSTESVLTKKEDETKQHFTQPPAHYTEASLVKVLEEQGIGRPSTYAPTISTIIARRYVTKEGRNLYMTEIGEVVNNIMKQSFPSIVDVSFTANMEGLLDMVEEGKVAWKEVIRNFYPDLDEAVQIAEKELESVKIEDEVTDVICEECGRNMVVKYGPHGKFLACPGFPECRNTKPYLEKIGVPCPVCGKEVVIRKTKKGRRYYGCENNPECEFMSWQKPSKKKCPKCGGYMVEKGNKLVCADEKCGYVETIEKENA, translated from the coding sequence ATGGCACATTATCTTGTTATTGTGGAGTCACCTGCAAAAGTAAAAACAATCAAGAAATTTTTAGGAAGCAATTACACAGTGGCAGCTTCAAATGGACATGTAAGGGATCTCCCAAAGAGTCAGCTCGGTATCGATGTGGAGAATGATTATGAACCGAAATATATTACGATCAGAGGAAAAGGAGATATTCTTGCAAATCTGAGAAAGGAAGCAAAAAAGGCTGATAAAGTGTTTCTTGCAACTGACCCGGACCGTGAGGGAGAAGCTATTTCCTGGCATCTTGCAGCGGCGTTAAAATTGGACGACAAGAAGATGCGTCGTATTACATTTAATGAGATCACAAAAAATGCAGTCAAAGCATCATTAAAAGCTCCAAGAGAGATTGATATGGATCTTGTGGATGCACAGCAGGCACGTCGTGCATTGGACCGTATGGTTGGATACAAGATCAGTCCACTGCTTTGGGCAAAAGTGAAGAGAGGCTTGAGCGCAGGTCGAGTACAGTCTGTTGCACTGCGTATTATTGCAGATCGTGAAGATGAGATTAATGCATTTATTCCGGAAGAATATTGGACATTGGATACAATTTTAAAAGTAAAAGGTGAAAAACGTCCATTGACTGCAAAATTTTATGGAACGGTTGACAAAAAAATAACGATTCATTCAGAGGAAGAGATGAATCAGATTTTGAAAGAGCTGGAGAATGCAGAATATAAAGTGACAGATATAAAGACAGGGGAGCGTTCAAGAAAAGCACCTCTGCCATTTACAACAAGTACATTGCAGCAGGAAGCATCAAAGGTGTTAAATTTTGCAACACAGAAGACAATGCGTATTGCACAGCAGTTGTATGAAGGAATTGATGTCAAAGGGAATGGAACAGTCGGTGTCATTACCTATCTGCGTACAGATTCAACACGAATTTCAGAGGAAGCAGATGCAGCAGCAAGAAGTTATATTTCAGAGACTTATGGCAGTGAGTTTGTAACGGAAGGCAGTACAGAGAAAAAGACAGGTAAGAAGATTCAAGATGCGCATGAAGCAATCCGACCTTCTGATATTACAAGAACACCAGCATCATTGAAAGACTCTTTGACAAGAGATCAGTTTAGATTATATCAGTTGATTTGGAAACGTTTTACTGCAAGTAGAATGAAACCAGCAGTGTTTGAAACAACTTCTGTAAAAATCGGTGCGGCAAAGTATGTATTTACAGTATCTACATCAAGATGTGTGTTTGAAGGATTCCGCACAGTTTATACAGAGGCTGATGAAGAAAAGGAAGTAAGTAATGTTCTTGTGAACGGATTGAGTACAGAATCTGTTCTTACAAAGAAAGAGGATGAAACAAAACAACATTTCACACAGCCACCGGCACATTATACAGAAGCATCTCTTGTAAAGGTATTGGAGGAGCAGGGAATTGGACGACCAAGTACGTATGCACCGACAATTTCAACGATCATTGCAAGACGATATGTTACAAAAGAGGGCAGAAACCTGTATATGACAGAAATCGGAGAGGTTGTAAATAATATCATGAAGCAGTCCTTCCCAAGTATTGTGGATGTGAGCTTTACAGCAAATATGGAAGGGCTTCTGGATATGGTAGAAGAAGGAAAGGTCGCATGGAAAGAAGTAATCCGTAATTTCTATCCGGATTTGGATGAAGCAGTTCAAATTGCAGAAAAGGAACTGGAGAGTGTTAAGATTGAAGATGAAGTTACAGATGTGATATGCGAAGAGTGTGGACGTAATATGGTTGTAAAATATGGACCACATGGAAAGTTCCTCGCATGTCCCGGATTCCCGGAATGTAGAAATACAAAACCATATCTTGAGAAGATTGGAGTTCCGTGTCCTGTTTGCGGCAAGGAAGTTGTAATCAGAAAAACGAAAAAAGGAAGACGTTACTACGGATGTGAGAATAATCCGGAATGTGAATTTATGTCTTGGCAGAAACCATCGAAAAAGAAGTGTCCGAAATGTGGAGGATACATGGTTGAAAAGGGAAATAAGCTGGTTTGTGCCGATGAAAAATGCGGATACGTAGAGACGATTGAAAAAGAGAACGCATAA
- the dprA gene encoding DNA-processing protein DprA — MIQNEKKYEYWLASIQNLSDNKKHKLREHMNSAKRAYYIEETELNTLNFLSEKEKNVIKQAQKELNPDYVQEELEKKGVSVVLRFEEKYPRQLQSIPDRPYAIFYKGSLPTTEKYSVGIVGARQCTPYGEKYAFEFAQQLAQHRVQIISGLAKGIDGISQRGALMGGGQTFAVLGNGVDICYPRENIGLYHDIIEQGGGILSEFPLGAPPLGFQFPKRNRIISGLSNVLLVIEAREKSGSLITADMALEQGRDVYALPGPINSALSSGCNRLIWQGAGILLSPEQLLEELGIINVAESVEFKEKEQEKKKVLETKENLVYSSVGLYPKSANQIMEETGLQVSIVFQILSALQIQGLIREISKNYYIKV, encoded by the coding sequence ATGATACAAAATGAAAAAAAATATGAATATTGGCTGGCTTCTATTCAGAATTTGTCAGATAATAAAAAACATAAATTGAGAGAGCATATGAATTCTGCCAAGCGTGCTTATTATATAGAAGAAACAGAATTAAACACACTAAATTTTTTGTCGGAAAAGGAAAAAAATGTGATAAAACAGGCACAAAAGGAGTTGAATCCGGATTATGTGCAAGAAGAGTTGGAGAAAAAAGGAGTTTCTGTTGTTTTACGGTTTGAAGAAAAATATCCACGACAATTGCAGTCGATACCAGACAGACCATATGCGATATTTTATAAAGGAAGTTTGCCAACAACAGAAAAATATAGTGTGGGAATTGTAGGGGCGAGACAGTGTACGCCATATGGAGAAAAATATGCTTTTGAATTTGCACAGCAGCTTGCACAACATCGGGTGCAGATTATCAGCGGTCTTGCGAAAGGAATTGATGGAATTAGTCAGAGAGGAGCATTGATGGGAGGCGGACAAACATTTGCAGTCCTTGGCAATGGTGTGGACATTTGTTATCCAAGAGAAAATATCGGTCTGTATCATGATATTATCGAACAAGGTGGTGGAATTTTATCAGAATTTCCACTTGGAGCGCCACCTTTGGGATTCCAATTTCCAAAACGGAACAGAATTATCAGCGGTCTTTCAAATGTGTTATTGGTTATAGAAGCAAGAGAAAAAAGCGGCTCATTGATTACTGCTGATATGGCACTGGAGCAAGGGCGAGATGTCTATGCATTGCCCGGACCAATCAACAGTGCTTTGAGTTCGGGATGTAACCGGCTTATATGGCAAGGTGCAGGTATATTGTTATCACCGGAACAATTACTGGAAGAACTTGGGATTATAAATGTAGCAGAAAGTGTCGAATTTAAAGAAAAAGAACAAGAAAAGAAAAAAGTGCTTGAAACAAAGGAAAATTTGGTGTATAGTTCAGTTGGTCTTTATCCTAAAAGTGCGAATCAAATTATGGAGGAAACAGGACTACAGGTTTCTATCGTTTTTCAAATTTTGAGTGCATTACAGATACAAGGCTTAATTCGGGAAATATCAAAAAATTATTATATAAAAGTATGA
- a CDS encoding YifB family Mg chelatase-like AAA ATPase, with protein sequence MGFSTVLSASVFGLKVELVNVEADVSNGLPMFHMVGYLSSEVKEATDRVRTAIHNSGMEFPAKKTIINLAPATIKKRGAAFDLPIAVAILTALGQLEQASVENIMMLGELSLDGNVKSVTGVLPIVLEAKKRGIKTCVLPKANVLEGALVEGMKVIGVENLEETVLFLTGEAKINATLCSSKDRGENLEPPLDYSDVYGQAAVKRATEIAVAGNHNLLLIGPPGSAKSMIAKRIPTIFPEMTREESIEITKIYSVLGMLEETDPLICTRPFRSVHHTATKTSLVGGGRIPRPGEISLAHSGVLFLDELPEFSREVLEVLRQPLEEHQIRIARAQGTYQFPANFMLVGALNPCPCGCYPDLNKCRCTEREIQQYIGKLSQPFLDRMDICVEAPRVEYQVLKEKRREEKSEEIRKRVSKARKIQQIRYQSTGILTNAELEGKQLEKYCRLGKKEEQMMRQAFSRLGLTARTYYKILKVGRTIADLDESENIELRHLQEAIGYRAMDKKYWGK encoded by the coding sequence ATGGGATTTAGTACAGTACTGTCTGCATCTGTATTTGGGCTTAAAGTAGAGCTCGTAAATGTAGAAGCAGATGTAAGTAATGGGCTCCCAATGTTTCATATGGTGGGCTATTTGTCGTCAGAAGTAAAAGAAGCGACAGACAGAGTACGAACGGCAATTCACAATTCAGGAATGGAATTTCCGGCAAAAAAAACAATTATAAACCTTGCTCCGGCAACGATTAAAAAGCGAGGTGCAGCGTTTGACCTGCCGATTGCGGTGGCAATTTTAACAGCATTGGGACAGCTTGAGCAAGCATCAGTAGAAAACATCATGATGCTGGGAGAATTAAGTCTGGATGGAAATGTGAAATCTGTCACAGGTGTTCTTCCGATTGTACTAGAAGCGAAAAAAAGGGGAATCAAAACTTGTGTTTTACCAAAAGCAAATGTCTTAGAAGGTGCATTAGTTGAAGGAATGAAAGTAATCGGAGTGGAAAATCTGGAAGAAACGGTCTTGTTTTTAACAGGGGAAGCGAAAATTAATGCGACGCTATGTTCGTCAAAAGATAGAGGTGAAAATCTTGAACCACCATTAGATTATAGTGATGTTTATGGACAGGCTGCTGTGAAAAGAGCAACGGAAATTGCCGTGGCAGGAAATCATAATTTATTGTTGATCGGACCTCCGGGCAGTGCAAAATCTATGATTGCAAAGAGAATTCCAACAATATTTCCGGAAATGACAAGAGAAGAGAGTATAGAAATTACAAAAATATATAGTGTGTTGGGAATGTTGGAAGAAACAGACCCTCTTATTTGTACAAGACCATTTCGAAGCGTACATCATACAGCAACAAAAACATCCTTGGTTGGAGGCGGAAGAATTCCAAGACCGGGTGAAATCAGTCTGGCACATAGCGGCGTTCTATTTTTAGATGAATTACCGGAGTTTTCAAGAGAGGTACTGGAAGTGCTGAGACAACCATTAGAAGAGCATCAGATTCGGATTGCAAGAGCACAGGGAACATATCAGTTTCCGGCTAATTTTATGCTGGTCGGAGCGTTAAATCCCTGTCCTTGCGGATGCTATCCCGATTTGAACAAATGTCGGTGTACAGAAAGAGAAATACAGCAATATATCGGAAAATTAAGTCAGCCATTTCTTGACCGGATGGATATATGTGTGGAGGCACCGAGAGTGGAATATCAGGTTTTGAAAGAAAAAAGAAGAGAAGAAAAATCTGAAGAGATACGAAAACGTGTTTCAAAAGCAAGAAAAATACAGCAAATACGATACCAATCAACAGGAATTTTAACGAATGCAGAATTGGAAGGGAAACAGCTAGAGAAATATTGCAGACTTGGAAAAAAAGAAGAACAAATGATGCGACAGGCATTTTCAAGGCTCGGTTTAACTGCACGAACATATTATAAAATATTGAAGGTAGGACGTACAATTGCAGATTTAGATGAGTCAGAAAATATTGAGCTGAGACATTTGCAGGAGGCCATAGGATATCGGGCTATGGATAAAAAATATTGGGGGAAATAG
- a CDS encoding NTP transferase domain-containing protein, with protein sequence MNSVGAVIVASGYGGHGKKQNPMEEIDDLNVAVQIVVTFQRAGIKDIVVVCKEEKENLKKELRGFGVSFLNDTGDNEGEMFSGVKKGLSYLETRCERIFVCPVEIALFTKDTVEQLMKNPAKLVIPSVNYHAGHPILISASLVTSILGYQGEKGLRGAIQSLSVEPVYEVVEDEGILVRADSVKNSDEIVRQYGETRMRATVKVRLTNRKPFFGPGMVTLLREIESLGSVREASEKTGISYSKAWSMIRDAEKESGQTLVERQPGGKFGGAANVSKAGKEMLEKYEQLEQAVESYTTKKYQEIFQN encoded by the coding sequence ATGAATAGTGTTGGTGCAGTGATTGTTGCATCTGGATATGGCGGTCATGGGAAAAAACAAAATCCGATGGAAGAGATAGATGATTTGAATGTCGCGGTACAGATTGTGGTGACATTTCAGCGTGCAGGAATCAAAGATATAGTGGTTGTCTGTAAAGAAGAAAAAGAAAATCTGAAAAAAGAATTGAGAGGGTTCGGTGTTAGTTTTTTAAATGATACGGGTGACAATGAAGGAGAGATGTTTTCCGGTGTGAAAAAGGGACTTTCATATCTGGAGACAAGATGTGAGAGAATATTTGTATGCCCGGTAGAAATTGCATTATTTACAAAGGATACTGTGGAACAATTGATGAAGAATCCGGCTAAACTGGTAATTCCTTCGGTGAATTATCATGCCGGTCATCCAATACTTATATCTGCTTCATTGGTTACGTCAATTCTTGGATACCAAGGAGAAAAAGGATTGCGTGGAGCAATTCAGAGCCTTTCCGTAGAACCTGTCTATGAAGTTGTCGAAGATGAAGGAATTTTAGTACGTGCAGACAGTGTAAAAAACAGTGATGAGATTGTCAGACAATATGGGGAAACTCGTATGAGGGCAACGGTAAAGGTAAGACTTACAAATCGCAAACCTTTCTTTGGACCAGGAATGGTAACACTTCTTAGAGAAATCGAAAGTCTGGGTTCAGTAAGAGAAGCATCAGAAAAAACAGGAATTTCATATAGTAAAGCCTGGTCAATGATCCGAGATGCAGAAAAAGAGTCCGGACAAACACTCGTAGAGAGACAACCCGGAGGAAAGTTTGGTGGAGCTGCCAATGTATCAAAGGCCGGGAAAGAGATGTTGGAGAAATATGAACAATTAGAGCAGGCAGTAGAGAGTTATACAACAAAAAAATATCAGGAAATTTTTCAAAATTAG
- the sigK gene encoding RNA polymerase sporulation sigma factor SigK codes for MKSFPAPLTSSEEKYYFQKYTEGDLQAKHILIEHNLRLVAHVIKKYQSSDDDIEDLISIGTIGLIKSVMTFNSEKGNRLAAYASKCIDNEILMYLRSKKKTNKEVSLYEPLGIDKEGNEIQLYDIIETNEDDASDRIVLKQNIQKLYEELESLLTPRERLVLKMRYGLYNGEEYTQREVARQLGISRSYVSRIEKSAIQKLRSSFFTQQTVK; via the coding sequence TTGAAATCTTTCCCTGCCCCGCTCACTTCTTCGGAAGAAAAGTATTATTTTCAAAAATACACTGAGGGAGACCTGCAGGCAAAACATATTTTAATTGAACACAACCTTCGGCTCGTTGCACATGTCATAAAAAAATATCAATCTTCGGATGACGATATAGAAGATTTAATTTCAATCGGTACAATCGGATTGATCAAATCTGTTATGACATTCAATAGCGAAAAAGGGAACCGACTTGCAGCATATGCTTCAAAATGTATTGATAATGAAATTCTGATGTATCTGCGTTCAAAAAAGAAAACAAATAAAGAGGTTTCTCTTTATGAGCCGCTCGGGATTGATAAAGAAGGAAATGAAATTCAATTATATGATATCATTGAAACGAATGAGGACGATGCTTCTGATCGCATTGTCCTAAAACAAAATATACAAAAATTATATGAGGAGTTAGAATCTCTTCTAACTCCTCGTGAACGTCTTGTATTAAAAATGCGCTATGGACTTTACAACGGAGAAGAATATACTCAGCGTGAAGTCGCACGACAACTTGGTATTTCAAGATCTTATGTTTCAAGAATTGAAAAAAGCGCCATACAAAAATTACGTTCTTCTTTCTTTACTCAGCAAACTGTAAAATAA